The following proteins come from a genomic window of Populus nigra chromosome 6, ddPopNigr1.1, whole genome shotgun sequence:
- the LOC133697960 gene encoding probable indole-3-pyruvate monooxygenase YUCCA3 → MNNTCLKIPDMFQTSDPNHDFFAHRCVWVNGPVIVGAGPSGLAVGAGLKRQGVPFVILERANCIASLWQNRTYDRLKLHLPKQFCQLPDFPFPEEFPEYPTKYQFISYLASYAKHFDINPHFNEIVQSAKYDETFGLWRVKTISTSSSDIPSEVEYICKWLVVATGENAEKVLPEFEGLQDFGGHVMHACDYKSGESYHGKRVLVVGCGNSGMEVSLDLCNHNASPSMVVRSSVHVLPRKVLGRSTFELAVTMMKWLPLWMVDKVLLLLSRLILGNVEKYGLKRPCLGPLQLKDTQGKTPVLDIGALEKIRSGKIKVVPGIKRFSSGKVELVNSEILEIDSVILATGYRSNVPSWLKENEFFTEDGIPKNPFPNGWKGNAGLYAVGFTRRGLSGASLDAMSVALDIAKIWKEETKQKKKTVAARHRRCISHF, encoded by the exons ATGAATAACACTTGTCTTAAAATACCAGACATGTTTCAAACTTCTGATCCTAATCATGACTTCTTTGCTCACCGATGTGTATGGGTGAACGGACCTGTCATAGTTGGGGCTGGCCCTTCAGGTCTAGCTGTTGGTGCTGGCCTTAAAAGACAAGGGGTGCCATTCGTTATACTCGAAAGAGCAAACTGCATTGCCTCTCTTTGGCAGAACCGCACCTACGATCGCCTCAAGCTTCACCTCCCTAAGCAATTCTGTCAACTACCGGACTTCCCATTTCCAGAGGAGTTCCCAGAATATCCCACCAAATATCAGTTTATTAGCTATCTTGCATCTTATGCTAAGCATTTCGATATAAATCCACATTTCAATGAGATTGTGCAGTCTGCGAAGTATGATGAGACCTTTGGTTTGTGGCGAGTTAAAACCATTTCAACAAGCAGTTCAGATATTCCTAGTGAAGTCGAATACATTTGCAAATGGCTTGTGGTGGCCACTGGAGAGAATGCAGAGAAAGTTCTGCCAGAGTTTGAAGGCTTGCAGGACTTTGGTGGCCATGTTATGCATGCTTGCGACTACAAATCCGGTGAAAGTTATCATGGAAAGCGTGTGCTTGTTGTTGGCTGTGGCAATTCAGGCATGGAGGTCTCTCTTGATCTATGCAACCATAACGCAAGCCCATCAATGGTTGTTCGCAGCTCG GTTCATGTCTTGCCTAGGAAAGTTCTTGGGAGATCAACATTTGAGTTGGCAGTAACAATGATGAAATGGCTGCCACTTTGGATGGTCGACAAGGTATTATTACTTCTTTCCAGGCTAATCCTCGgaaatgttgaaaaatatgGTCTGAAAAGGCCATGTTTAGGACCTTTACAGCTCAAGGATACGCAAGGAAAAACCCCAGTATTGGACATTGGTGCACTAGAAAAAATAAGATCTGGTAAGATCAAGGTTGTCCCTGGAATCAAGAGATTCTCTAGTGGCAAAGTGGAGCTTGTTAACAGTGAAATTCTTGAGATCGATTCTGTAATTCTGGCAACTGGGTATCGCAGCAATGTACCTTCATGGCTAAAG GAGAATGAATTCTTTACCGAAGACGGGATTCCTAAAAATCCATTCCCTAATGGATGGAAAGGCAATGCCGGGCTTTATGCAGTTGGGTTCACAAGGAGGGGTCTATCTGGGGCGTCTCTAGATGCTATGAGCGTAGCACTTGACATTGCCAAAATCTGGAAAGAAGAAaccaagcaaaaaaagaaaactgtgGCAGCTCGTCATAGGAGATGCATTTCACATTTCTGA